A genomic region of Melanotaenia boesemani isolate fMelBoe1 chromosome 13, fMelBoe1.pri, whole genome shotgun sequence contains the following coding sequences:
- the b4galnt1a gene encoding beta-1,4 N-acetylgalactosaminyltransferase 1a: MTYWQFKMHKNSKKYFKWILVTGLLLIVLYYVTPWATSGVDIRMIHDDPMQKLHTRILGGLISDYPDIAYKIKEDAARRLAQNTCVCLAGEETFHLPFVKLLFPQVWAQNFLHEFLETHPNPEGIKQQRAQEYNNYQRRSYSPADVLIVAEANSPLQYPTQGLEVQPLKTILIPGLGLKEEARLNHIVSLRATMGTFDVVATVDKVSIKGEGEKHMTLSGPLLSALNRQLQFVSYTNTVFHPKTADSIEFATEGHQSFFIIKVGHRNAPRLYNSGYNGEYNISALVTIATKTFIRYDKLKDLIESIRQYYPTVTIVIADDNEHPQPVTGPHIEHYIMPFGKGWFAGRNLAVSQVTTKYVLWVDDDFVFSANTRLDKMVDILEKTTLDLVGGAVREVTGYTATYRHTISVENGGEEGDCLHIRLGYHHVIEGFPNCVVADAVINFFMARTDKVQQVGFDPRMSRQGHLEFFLDALGSLHIGSCSDIIVNHASKIHLPWSKSSSMKSYEKFRYSSTDVNNNLKNELFYFKNRLKCMTSQ, from the exons ATGACATACTGGCAGTTCAAA ATGCATAAAAATTCTAAGAAGTATTTCAAATGGATCCTGGTCACTGGACTATTGTTGATAGTCCTTTATTATGTGACACCTTGGGCCACCTCAGGAGTTGACATACGGATGATACACGATGACCCAATGCAAAAACTCCACACGAGAATCCTTGGAGGCCTCATCAGTGATTATCCTGACATTGCCTACAAGATAAAGGAGGATGCGGCACG TCGGTTGGCTCAAAATACATGTGTTTGTCTGGCTGGTGAGGAAACCTTTCATCTGCCCTTCGTCAAGCTGCTCTTCCCTCAAGTCTGGGCCCAAAACTTCCTGCATGAATTCTTAGAAACTCATCCTAACCCTGAGGGCATAAAGCAACAAAGAGCTCAGGAGTACAACAATTATCAAAGAAG ATCCTACAGTCCAGCAGATGTGCTTATTGTAGCTGAGGCCAACAGTCCTCTTCAGTATCCCACCCAGGGTTTGGAGGTGCAACCACTCAAAACCATCCTCATTCCTG GTCTGGGTCTCAAAGAGGAAGCAAGATTAAACCATATA GTATCATTGAGAGCAACAATGGGAACTTTTGATGTTGTTGCCACGGTAGACAAGGTGTCCATAAAAGGAGAGGGAGAGAAGCACATGACACTGTCAGGTCCTCTTCTCTCTGCTCTGAACAGGCAGTTGCAGTTCGTCTCCTACACAAACACCGTGTTCCACCCCAAGACAGCAGATTCAA TTGAGTTTGCAACTGAAGGTCACCAGTCATTTTTCATAATCAAAGTTGGACATAGAAATGCACCCAGACTTTACAACTCTGGTTACAACGGAG AGTACAACATCTCTGCTCTGGTTACTATTGCCACAAAGACCTTTATACGCTATGACAAACTCAAAGATCTTATTGAAAGCATAAGGCAATATTATCCCACAGTCACTATAGTCATAGCAGATGACAATGAGCACCCACAGCCAGTGACTGGTCCTCACATTGAACATTACATTATGCCATTCGGAAAG GGTTGGTTTGCAGGAAGAAATTTGGCTGTATCTCAAGTGACTACCAAGTATGTGCTCTGGGTGGATGATGATTTCGTTTTCAGTGCAAACACCAGGCTGGACAAGATGGTGGATATTCTAGAGAAGACTACTCTGGATCTG GTTGGTGGTGCAGTGAGAGAGGTCACAGGTTACACTGCCACATATCGTCACACTATTTCAGTGGAGAATGGTGGAGAGGAAGGTGACTGTTTACATATTAGACTTGGGTATCATCATGTCATCGAGGGATTCCCTAACTGTGTGGTAGCAGATGCCGTTATCAACTTCTTTATGGCACGGACCGACAAAGTGCAGCAGGTTGGCTTTGACCCACGGATGTCACGACAGGGGCATTTGG agtTTTTTCTTGATGCTTTGGGCTCCCTCCATATTGGCTCCTGTAGCGACATCATTGTAAATCACGCTTCAAAGATCCACCTGCCCTGGAGTAAATCCAGCTCAATGAAGAGCTATGAAAAGTTCCGATATTCATCAACTGATGTGAATAATAATCTTAAAAATGAACTCTTCTACTTCAAGAACAGGTTGAAGTGCATGACTAGCCAGTAA